In one Cercospora beticola chromosome 1, complete sequence genomic region, the following are encoded:
- a CDS encoding uncharacterized protein (BUSCO:EOG092600X0) — protein sequence MAINESSNSPAPSSPLVPFLASSRSRRGSLASISSKKGVDKETLAQALDEIHTTASRSDGLTSFHDFDGEGKTGGAKELVSNGITGMYNRLRQTVAGGSSSSVKDTGKSVPKSIESVDAGSTLSATSSLQTTRSRTKEVNGKKTVSDQLPPANDSASPSPQMRTVPSKDVSEGKPAAPQLHVPTADAQPVPVAGPRDQRETAVDATKLPPAQAKPKPDGEAPTKEDVEKARNAWANGDRSAEGTDALARVLSHHETSLTNTTSKQISSAQLRDDLEEAIDDSDYVDESEALFPATSQPLPTDAARKAELPSVESQKPQRPPLPRVGVSHLPGFDPSRASSTMDGSEGSSAPSSRHESYHKPRLEPVANLNAGLSRKRSTLKPAGSSTQSQSLHPKRRVLDKRFWMQDEGAKVCFSCGQSFSTFRRKHHCRTCGQIFDAKCTSLHPGRQFGQVSDVRLCKPCESMILGSDDDSTVFTDEDRDDITRSPLGQTHNTNLNDTDGRFDGATFSRTDTEVMTPSIGIPVSRRNREAKRRSAILEFDDSRTLARPSSSHSLISLSRRPRSSSHRRRHSKHHPSSRLIRSSVDIERGPFHQGSTEDAEKRQLPTFHKDNIIDPDLADFLSDEGSDDGQHQSLMTALEGPSPSPGERDRLGFTGLFTSAIRKGRSRGTDKRTAPGSSIQGLKGDGVKAALPRPRSRHLSDGSAVHASPRRRQSNHFASADAAQMKTRPSTPSGQITHAKVTRSPALQQNRPTDDLELYPASDEHVRKLLAQLLKDARVAHVHAWQQALLPVLMQCTNDVEPDVQAGDDMDIRHYIKLKKIPGGRPKDTGYVSGIVFSKNIALKSMSRTLTDPRILIVNFSIEYARHEAHFMSLEPILAQETEYLKNLVKRIAQLKPDVLLVQKHVSGKALLMLEQEGITVAYNIKESVLAAIARVTMTAPVKSVDKLTMMNPDSLGRCDSFDVKTYLTDSVRKTYIFLSGCQPDLGCTVILRGADTKTLRKIKRIAEFMCYVAYNLKLENSLMRDEFVSIPRTVDNQNGTYDHPSTSAVASEERQSTINETLQHEIEKGNAKLHFKYEEQEQESRRRVLSASPFVVFMQPYLLTQLRDLERRLATYKILRDQYAAADEDEDEPNDEKADRDIIENFSLVKPDMVNAPASKDQPKAVREYLHAVHEAQLQKAEQTFQVQERQWDTFQNGEVDPFDPFSHQKIVVLYSTVSSITSAPCTGPELLGLGFYASYNRTDPDYDDDLTLGQYVQEMCHEASKPCTECGKPMSDHHRQYVHGYGQLTISTQRQMAKVRGMHDTILMWSTCRLCRHETTVTQMSSHTWKYSFAKYLELSFWSSHLHPRAGLCKHDIHRDFLRCFGFLDTVVRVQYDPIDIYDVIVPKAQVTWKVEADLTVKNEQYLHCEERLQAFTDSVRQRLNTITVDNLNEKTAEAASALVDELRSRLEADEQELKEKLQLKYAKSRYYELIPLNRALRFMDEKAIAWDDEFARFEEKYFPSEADIRKIAADQMKKMFLESQPIRNMIGSETGSDTEDGIDVSRKGKSQIKDEFLSEKAQHVLSSAMQEHRAAADEDEGLRHLVNHEHGLGPELTRSPTPRQEQEEAVEREDVKHLDLAVPSQSPPPVLVGDTLDELSPRRSPETHLDQAQQQDEPFATQPKPLSSGLLERIEQIRNNKVAAGTDEIPETKIPRLADLQQKKRDASPSPSPKPVPPPFLRAKSQPGHPAHAHRLSADAAINSQSIDAVATAQEQLSHSDALAAEKRLNERLGVARLANKAGKIVPSLIPRSVPIKQEENGPTTVSALARHFEQMSREFEKERLKERRQRAMRSRQARANPLASSRPVVEVYQNAVDAVGERPPSLKDDGELSQAHQRAARQEMDEMVAQNQPEDVSGAELDEHGNRSDDQAEYHEGEAPSMSGETAVDGDDEASDNENTRSRSRDVSDPSSSLQSPSTSGPDLHDLGPELQIGEQRKTQWFKYLSEFWSKRSASGWTNLEYPLHATEHVFEDSDIIVREDEPSSVIALSLACADYRAKEKGFRNAPNRQPLSKHGHAHTASTASIANLSREEGQRADIEASLLGDTATHMKYSFAHGQVKASCKIFYAESFDALRRRCGVADRFMESMSRCLKFDSKGGKTKSLFLRTLDSRFIIKSLQEVELKAFTKFAPDYFNFMSYTLFHGVPSVIAKMFGLFQVNIRNPATGVDFSYYLLVMENLFYERNPNRRFDLKGSMRNRKIESTGQADEVLLDENLVETIFESPLFVREHSRKLLQASVFNDTLWLCKQNVMDYSLMAGFDDIRKELVVGIIDCIRTYTWDKKLESWIKDRGKNKPTITSPKDYRNRFRVSMMQYVLQAPNCWWSFQANLGTPKTLREGEGQGAAVEGDVTETGDDLS from the coding sequence ATGGCGATCAACGAGTCCAGCAACTCGCCCGCTCCATCGAGCCCGCTCGTGCCGTTTCTCGCGAGCAGCAGGTCGCGGAGAGGCTCGCTGGCATCCATCTCATCCAAGAAGGGCGTCGATAAAGAGACGCTTGCTCAAGCTCTCGACGAGATCCACACGACAGCGAGCAGGTCCGATGGCCTCACTAGCTTTCACGACTTCGATGGGGAGGGTAAGACCGGCGGCGCCAAAGAGCTGGTCAGCAACGGCATCACAGGCATGTACAATAGGCTTCGACAGACGGTAGCTGGTGGTTCGAGTAGCAGCGTGAAGGATACCGGCAAAAGTGTGCCCAAGAGCATCGAGTCTGTGGACGCCGGATCGACACTGTCTGCCACATCCTCTCTGCAGACCACACGTTCACGAACAAAGGAGGTGAACGGGAAGAAGACAGTGTCAGACCAGCTACCACCTGCCAACGACAGTGCCTCACCCTCTCCACAAATGCGCACCGTTCCCAGCAAAGACGTCAGCGAAGGTAAGCCCGCCGCACCACAGCTTCACGTGCCCACTGCCGATGCCCAGCCTGTGCCCGTTGCTGGCCCGCGAGACCAACGTGAGACGGCTGTCGACGCGACGAAATTGCCACCGGCACAAGCCAAACCCAAACCAGATGGAGAGGCTCCCACGAAAGAGGACGTCGAGAAGGCAAGAAACGCGTGGGCAAACGGCGATCGAAGTGCTGAAGGCACGGACGCACTAGCTCGAGTTCTCTCACACCACGAGACCTCACTCACGAACACGACGTCCAAGCAGATTAGTTCCGCGCAATTGCGAGACGATCTGGAAGAGGCCATCGATGACTCCGATTACGTTGATGAGTCTGAGGCCTTGTTCCCGGCTACCTCTCAGCCGTTGCCGACAGACGCTGCAAGGAAGGCTGAGCTTCCGTCTGTTGAGTCTCAAAAGCCACAAAGGCCACCATTGCCACGCGTAGGTGTCTCTCATCTTCCAGGTTTCGATCCCTCGCGCGCTTCATCCACGATGGATGGCAGCGAAGGAAGCTCTGCTCCAAGCTCCCGCCACGAGTCCTACCACAAACCCCGTCTGGAGCCAGTAGCAAATCTGAACGCTGGGCTGTCACGCAAAAGATCAACTCTGAAGCCGGCCGGTAGCTCTACTCAGTCGCAATCCCTGCACCCGAAGCGTCGTGTACTCGACAAGAGGTTTTGGATGCAGGACGAAGGGGCCAAAGTTTGCTTTTCTTGCGGGCAAAGCTTCTCCACTTTCCGTCGCAAACATCACTGTAGAACATGTGGACAAATTTTTGATGCCAAGTGTACCTCCCTTCATCCAGGTCGTCAATTTGGTCAAGTCAGCGACGTTCGGCTGTGCAAGCCTTGCGAGAGTATGATCCTGGGCAGTGATGACGACTCTACAGTCTTCACCGATGAGGATCGCGACGATATTACACGCAGCCCTCTTGGACAAACTCACAACACAAATCTCAACGACACAGACGGGAGGTTCGATGGAGCGACGTTCAGTAGAACCGACACGGAAGTCATGACACCATCCATAGGAATACCTGTTTCTCGCCGCAATCGCGAGGCCAAACGACGTTCTGCCATTCTCGAGTTCGACGATTCTCGTACGCTGGCACGGCCGAGCTCATCCCATTCTCTGATATCGCTGAGCCGCCGGCCACGCTCCTCGAGCCACCGTCGACGACATTCCAAGCATCACCCCAGTAGCCGACTGATTCGCTCAAGCGTCGACATCGAAAGAGGTCCTTTTCACCAAGGCAGCACGGAGGACGCCGAGAAACGCCAGCTTCCCACTTTTCACAAGGACAATATCATCGATCCAGACCTCGCAGACTTCCTCTCTGATGAGGGCTCTGACGATGGGCAACACCAGAGCCTGATGACAGCGCTAGAAGGCCCTTCACCCTCGCCGGGAGAACGCGATAGACTAGGATTTACCGGTCTATTCACTTCTGCTATTCGGAAAGGTCGCTCTCGAGGCACCGATAAACGCACAGCACCGGGCTCAAGCATACAAGGTCTCAAGGGGGATGGGGTCAAAGCTGCATTGCCGCGACCACGTAGTCGCCATCTCAGCGATGGATCTGCAGTCCATGCTTCGCCGCGACGAAGGCAGAGCAACCATTTTGCCTCAGCGGACGCTGCGCAAATGAAGACACGACCAAGCACACCCTCTGGCCAGATCACACATGCGAAAGTCACGCGCAGTCcagctctgcagcagaaCCGACCCACAGACGATCTTGAACTATACCCTGCGAGCGATGAGCATGTCAGGAAATTACTAGCGCAGCTTTTGAAAGATGCCCGCGTTGCCCATGTCCATGCGTGGCAGCAAGCACTTCTGCCCGTTCTGATGCAGTGCACAAACGATGTTGAGCCAGATGTGCAAGCAGGCGACGACATGGACATCAGGCATTACATCAAACTCAAGAAAATCCCGGGCGGCAGACCGAAAGATACTGGATATGTTTCCGGCATTGTGTTCAGTAAGAACATTGCTCTGAAGTCAATGTCTCGCACCTTGACAGACCCCAGAATCTTGATCGTCAATTTCTCGATTGAGTACGCTAGGCACGAGGCACATTTTATGAGTCTCGAGCCAATATTAGCGCAGGAAACGGAATACTTGAAGAATCTTGTCAAGCGTATTGCCCAATTGAAGCCAGATGTTCTGCTGGTGCAAAAGCATGTATCGGGCAAAGCTTTACTGATGCTTGAACAAGAGGGTATCACAGTTGCGTACAACATCAAAGAGTCTGTGCTTGCGGCTATTGCCCGCGTGACAATGACAGCCCCTGTCAAGTCTGTCGACAAGCTCACTATGATGAATCCGGACAGCTTGGGACGGTGCGACAGCTTCGATGTCAAAACATATCTGACGGATTCCGTGCGCAAGACTTACATATTTCTGTCCGGCTGTCAACCTGACCTTGGCTGTACAGTCATACTACGAGGAGCGGATACGAAGACCTTACGGAAGATCAAACGCATCGCTGAGTTCATGTGCTACGTGGCCTACAATCTCAAGCTGGAGAATTCGTTAATGCGAGATGAGTTCGTGTCTATACCACGGACTGTTGATAACCAGAATGGCACATATGACCACCCGAGCACCAGTGCTGTGGCGTCCGAAGAGCGTCAGTCGACTATTAATGAGACTTTGCAGCACGAGATTGAGAAGGGCAACGCGAAATTGCATTTCAAAtatgaagagcaagagcaagaatcCCGTAGGCGCGTTCTCTCAGCGTCGCCTTTTGTGGTCTTCATGCAACCTTACCTGCTGACTCAGTTGCGCGACCTAGAGCGTAGACTTGCCACGTACAAGATACTACGAGATCAGTATGCAGCCGcagatgaggacgaagacgagcctAATGACGAAAAGGCCGATCGGGATATCATAGAGAACTTCAGCCTCGTGAAACCTGACATGGTCAATGCCCCGGCATCCAAGGACCAGCCAAAAGCTGTGCGCGAATATCTTCACGCAGTGCACGAAGCTCAGCTGCAAAAGGCCGAGCAGACATTCCAGGTTCAGGAAAGGCAGTGGGACACCTTCCAGAATGGTGAGGTCGATCCATTCGACCCTTTCTCACATCAGAAGATAGTGGTGCTGTACTCAACAGTGTCAAGCATCACCAGTGCACCCTGCACCGGTCCAGAACTACTTGGGCTCGGCTTCTACGCTTCATACAACCGGACTGATCCAGATTACGACGATGACCTTACGCTCGGGCAGTACGTTCAGGAAATGTGCCACGAGGCCAGTAAGCCTTGCACGGAATGCGGAAAACCAATGTCCGACCACCATAGGCAGTACGTGCATGGCTACGGGCAGCTGACAATCTCTACGCAACGCCAAATGGCCAAGGTCCGCGGAATGCACGACACGATTCTCATGTGGTCGACTTGTCGCCTTTGCCGGCACGAAACGACGGTCACTCAGATGAGTTCGCACACGTGGAAGTATTCATTTGCGAAGTATCTTGAGTTGAGCTTTTGGAGCAgccatctccatcctcgCGCTGGTCTTTGCAAGCATGACATCCACCGAGACTTCCTGAGATGCTTCGGCTTCCTAGACACTGTCGTACGCGTTCAGTATGATCCTATTGATATATACGACGTCATCGTACCGAAGGCGCAGGTGACGTGGAAAGTGGAAGCAGACCTGACAGTCAAAAATGAACAGTACCTACATTGCGAAGAAAGACTACAAGCGTTCACCGATTCTGTACGGCAGCGATTGAACACGATCACAGTGGACAACCTCAATGAAAAGACTGCAGAAGCTGCGTCGGCACTCGTCGACGAGCTCAGAAGCAGGCTTGAGGCTGATGAACAGGAGCTCAAAGAGAAATTGCAGCTCAAGTATGCAAAGTCCCGTTACTATGAGCTGATACCACTGAATCGAGCACTACGATTCATGGACGAAAAGGCCATCGCCTGGGATGATGAGTTTGCGAGGTTTGAGGAGAAATATTTCCCTTCGGAGGCCGACATACGCAAGATCGCAGCCGATCaaatgaagaagatgtttcTCGAATCTCAGCCGATTCGCAACATGATTGGATCTGAAACAGGAAGTGACACTGAGGATGGCATCGACGTGTCCCGGAAGGGGAAATCACAAATAAAGGACGAATTTCTGAGCGAGAAAGCGCAGCATGTGCTTTCGAGTGCGATGCAAGAGCAcagggctgctgctgatgaggatgaggggTTGCGACACTTGGTAAATCACGAACACGGGCTTGGTCCTGAGCTCACAAGGTCTCCTACACcaaggcaagagcaagaagaagctgtggaACGCGAAGATGTCAAGCATCTAGATCTCGCTGTTCCAAGTCAATCGCCACCGCCTGTGCTCGTGGGCGATACGCTGGACGAGTTGTCGCCAAGGCGCAGTCCTGAGACACATCTTGATCAAGCCCAACAACAAGACGAGCCATTTGCCACCCAGCCCAAACCGCTGAGTTCAGGACTCTTGGAGAGGATTGAGCAGATCAGAAACAACAAGGTGGCAGCCGGTACCGATGAAATCCCCGAAACCAAGATCCCTAGACTGGCAGACctacagcagaagaagcgggaCGCAAGCCCTAGCCCCTCGCCGAAACCCGTTCCTCCGCCCTTCCTGAGGGCAAAGTCGCAGCCTGGACATCCTGCCCACGCTCATCGCCTGAGTGCCGATGCAGCTATCAACTCTCAGAGTATAGATGCTGTGGCCACTGCTCAAGAGCAACTCAGCCACAGCGATGCACTTGCCGCCGAGAAACGGCTGAACGAGAGGCTGGGTGTCGCACGGCTTGCCAATAAGGCCGGCAAGATTGTGCCATCCCTCATTCCGCGGTCTGTTCCCATCAAGCAGGAGGAAAACGGCCCCACCACAGTTTCGGCTTTAGCAAGGCACTTTGAGCAGATGTCTCGCGAGTTTGAAAAAGAACGGCTGAAAGAGCGCCGTCAAAGAGCGATGCGAAGTCGTCAAGCGAGAGCAAACCCCCTCGCAAGCAGCAGGCCTGTTGTGGAAGTCTATCAGAACGCGGTCGATGCGGTGGGCGAAAGACCGCCGAGTCTGAAAGACGATGGCGAGCTTAGTCAAGCACATCAAAGGGCCGCTCGGCAAGAGATGGATGAGATGGTGGCGCAGAATCAGCCCGAAGATGTTTCAGGCGCCGAACTCGATGAACATGGCAACAGAAGCGACGACCAAGCCGAATATCACGAGGGCGAGGCTCCTAGTATGAGTGGCGAGACTGCCgtcgatggagatgatgaagcGAGTGACAACGAGAACACAAGATCGCGCTCAAGAGATGTCTCCgatccttcttcctcactCCAGTCGCCTTCGACTAGTGGACCTGATCTTCACGATTTAGGACCAGAACTGCAGATTGGCGAGCAGAGAAAGACACAGTGGTTCAAATACCTCTCTGAATTCTGGTCCAAGCGCTCTGCGTCAGGCTGGACGAACCTGGAATACCCCTTGCACGCGACCGAGCACGTCTTTGAGGACTCGGACATCATTGTGCGTGAAGATGAGCCTTCGTCAGTGATTGCGCTATCACTTGCCTGCGCAGACTACCGCGCCAAAGAGAAGGGCTTCCGCAACGCGCCAAATCGCCAACCCTTGTCGAAGCATGGTCACGCACATACTGCGAGTACTGCGAGTATCGCAAACTTGTCAAGGGAAGAGGGGCAGCGGGCAGACATTGAGGCCAGTCTGCTAGGTGATACAGCGACGCACATGAAATACTCGTTCGCGCACGGACAAGTGAAGGCAAGTTGCAAGATCTTTTACGCCGAATCATTTGATGCGCTGCGACGCAGATGCGGTGTGGCCGATCGCTTTATGGAGTCAATGTCTCGCTGTTTGAAATTTGACTCAAAGGGTGGTAAAACGAAATCGCTCTTCCTTCGGACATTGGACAGCCGCTTCATCATCAAGAGCTTGCAAGAGGTCGAGCTGAAGGCCTTCACAAAATTTGCACCAGACTACTTCAATTTCATGAGCTATACACTATTTCATGGGGTCCCAAGTGTGATTGCCAAAATGTTCGGTCTTTTCCAGGTGAATATTCGCAACCCAGCGACTGGAGTCGACTTTTCTTACTATCTTCTCGTGATGGAGAACCTCTTTTATGAACGAAATCCGAATCGCCGATTCGATCTAAAGGGCAGCATGCGGAACCGCAAGATTGAGTCCACAGGCCAAGCAGATGAAGTACTACTGGACGAGAATCTGGTCGAAACCATCTTTGAGTCCCCACTGTTTGTTCGGGAGCACAGTCGAAAACTCCTTCAGGCCTCGGTATTCAACGACACTCTCTGGTTGTGCAAACAGAACGTGATGGACTACAGTCTCATGGCTGGGTTCGACGATATTCGCAAGGAACTCGTTGTTGGTATCATCGATTGCATACGCACTTACACATGGGACAAAAAGCTTGAA
- a CDS encoding uncharacterized protein (MEROPS:MER0001911) — MGTTRSRNPLAFLPSQVTFWASAIYIALFALLLVVHTTVPSAPSSPTPAPGIDIDQAWLDLRVLSSSYHPWGSRANDDARDFLLDRISHILQENEIGHKTVYATEHGFTSQTTEPQLVTVFANDTSNFTALDDWTHAPVTLYGESTNLIVYIRGTEDDEGDWWNSTESYRGPSGVLVNAHYDSVASGFGATDDGVGVVTVLQLISHFTTKGNRPRRGIVALLNNGEENGLYGARNYVNHPVASFAHTFLNLEGAGAGGRAILFRSTDAEVTKAYSKSPYPFGTVVSADGFKRGFIRSGTDYSVFTEELNLRGLDVAFYEPRARYHTDQDGARDTNKDSVWHMLSAAIATLRQLTSDQSDDFDGATDSSGRVDSGKGSDSFYFDLLGRAIAVGKLHTLFALSVTLLVVGPIIFILLEVILRKNDKWYLLAGKRYLHSSDDDESIRLHGRRGFFRFLFAFIVATGITVLLAYLLTKVNPYIAYSSEYAVWATFLSAWSAVAWLLLAGAANIRPTALHRMFCLLWLYILTWIALVFTTVGEHQFQIASGYFVVIYNFSAHLALLISYLELFALPTKQKYVETALGAQADSGSVRPASRSSRRLLDNAGATEDAEEPTERSSLLSHSDDRANKRTTTMFGRRRADRDEVPDDVDEPLLNKAYLDEQAWSSSLPSFTWILQFLILVPINVIIVGQIALMITSATHQTPADGNAVLPVYLLMAVLGVLLLLPLSPFLHRFTYHIPTFLTLVFTGCLIYTLLAFPFSRDARMKYYFVQHMNLTSGENNVTLSGLDGYVQTVVAEMPSAAGQHISCGEDASPLAKRRGLVSCSWHGLQPNVVPNGYGALQASKKGNHTKQLKPYQKWLDLNVTHDGDSALFSLKGLNTRICRLEFENAVNAVAVEGGATSPLQRAVGPEGSNRVTLFSRDWDKNFRVNVTWPVGPEVKNGKKEKDGAATGQRGRAWCSWADANTNGAIPAYDELHRFEPVWSVATKSADGLFEGFKDFVI, encoded by the coding sequence atggGCACCACGCGATCACGCAACCCATTGGCCTTTCTGCCCAGCCAAGTCACCTTCTGGGCGTCGGCCATCTACATCGCCCTcttcgccctcctcctcgtcgtgcACACCACCGTGCCCTCCGCTCCGAGCTCGCCCACGCCTGCTCCGggcatcgacatcgatcAAGCTTGGCTCGACCTGCGCGTGCTCTCGAGCAGCTACCACCCATGGGGCTCACGAGCCAACGACGACGCACGcgacttccttctcgacaGGATCAGCCACATATTGCAAGAAAATGAGATTGGACACAAGACTGTCTACGCGACCGAGCATGGCTTTACATCGCAGACGACAGAACCGCAGCTCGTGACTGTCTTTGCCAACGATACGTCCAACTTCACGGCGCTCGACGACTGGACCCATGCACCAGTAACGTTATACGGCGAGAGCACGAACCTGATTGTGTACATTCGAGGCAcggaggatgatgaaggcgACTGGTGGAACAGCACGGAAAGCTACAGAGGACCAAGCGGTGTCCTAGTGAATGCTCACTATGACTCTGTCGCGAGTGGATTCGGCGCCACTGATGATGGCGTTGGTGTGGTGACGGTCCTACAGCTCATCTCGCATTTCACCACGAAGGGCAACAGGCCACGGCGAGGCATTGTCGCGCTGCTCAACAACGGCGAGGAGAATGGGCTATACGGAGCGAGGAACTACGTGAATCATCCGGTCGCCTCGTTCGCCCACACATTCTTGAACTTGGAAggcgctggcgctggtggCAGAGCTATTCTATTCCGGAGCACAGATGCGGAGGTCACGAAAGCCTACTCAAAAAGCCCGTATCCTTTTGGTACGGTGGTCAGCGCTGATGGCTTCAAGCGAGGCTTCATTCGCAGCGGGACCGACTACAGTGTGTTTACGGAAGAGCTCAACCTTCGAGGCTTAGATGTCGCCTTCTATGAGCCTCGAGCTCGTTACCACACGGACCAAGACGGAGCTCGTGATACCAACAAGGATAGTGTCTGGCACATGCTGAGCGCCGCCATCGCGACACTGCGACAGTTGACTTCTGACCAGTCAGACGACTTTGACGGCGCTACTGATTCGAGCGGCAGAGTCGATTCAGGCAAAGGCAGcgactctttctactttgaCTTGCTTGGTCGCGCCATTGCCGTGGGCAAATTGCACACGCTCTTCGCCCTGTCTGTTACCCTGCTCGTCGTAGGGCCGATCATCTTCATTCTTCTCGAGGTAATACTGCGCAAAAACGATAAGTGGTACCTCTTGGCCGGCAAGCGTTACTTGCACTCttctgatgacgacgaatcGATTCGACTTCACGGTCGCCGAGGCTTCTTCCGATTCTTGTTTGCATTCATTGTGGCCACTGGCATCACAGTCTTGCTAGCATATCTGCTAACAAAGGTCAACCCCTACATCGCGTACTCTTCTGAATATGCCGTCTGGGCAACATTCTTGTCTGCCTGGTCCGCGGTCGCCTGGCTGCTGTTGGCAGGAGCCGCCAACATTAGACCCACAGCGCTACACCGCATGTTCTGCCTTTTGTGGCTCTACATACTAACCTGGATCGCTTTAGTCTTCACCACGGTTGGCGAGCACCAATTCCAGATTGCAAGCGGCTATTTTGTGGTGATCTACAATTTCTCTGCCCACCTGGCGCTCTTGATCTCATACCTGGAGCTCTTTGCCTTGCCGACCAAGCAGAAATATGTTGAGACTGCACTTGGCGCACAGGCTGATTCGGGATCTGTTCGTCCAGCCAGCAGGTCCTCGCGTAGGCTGCTCGATAACGCAGGCGCCACCGAAGATGCGGAAGAGCCGACCGAAAGATCATCTCTCCTGAGCCACTCAGACGACCGTGCCAACAAGCGTACTACTACCATGTTCGGTCGCCGCAGAGCAGATCGAGACGAGGTGCCAGATGATGTTGACGAGCCGCTACTCAACAAAGCGTATCTGGACGAACAAGCCTGGTCGTCTTCTTTGCCCAGCTTCACCTGGATCCTGCAATTCCTGATTCTTGTTCCAATCAATGTCATCATTGTTGGGCAAATTGCACTGATGATCACATCCGCAACGCACCAAACGCCAGCAGACGGTAATGCGGTGCTACCAGTATATCTACTGATGGCAGTACTCGgtgttcttctgctgctacCACTCAGTCCATTCTTGCATCGTTTTACCTATCACATCCCGACGTTCCTCACCCTCGTCTTCACAGGATGCTTGATCTATACACTACTTGCATTCCCCTTCTCTCGAGATGCGCGGATGAAGTACTACTTTGTTCAGCATATGAATTTGACCTCGGGAGAAAACAATGTCACTCTTTCTGGGCTGGACGGCTACGTGCAGACTGTTGTGGCTGAAATGCCAAGCGCAGCAGGGCAGCATATCTCGTGTGGCGAGGACGCATCCCCATTGGCAAAACGAAGAGGGCTTGTGAGTTGTTCGTGGCATGGCCTTCAGCCCAACGTGGTACCCAATGGATACGGTGCTCTGCAAGCGTCGAAGAAAGGCAATCACACGAAACAACTGAAACCTTATCAGAAGTGGCTTGATTTGAACGTTACACACGACGGCGATAGCGCTCTCTTCAGCTTGAAAGGCCTGAACACGAGAATCTGTCGACTGGAATTCGAAAACGCAGTGAACGCCGTCGCCGTAGAAGGAGGCGCTACATCCCCGTTACAGAGAGCTGTCGGGCCCGAAGGCAGCAATCGTGTGACTTTGTTCAGTCGAGATTGGGACAAGAACTTCAGAGTCAACGTGACATGGCCGGTAGGCCCCGAAGTGAAGAATGgtaagaaagagaaggacGGGGCGGCAACAGGCCAACGTGGGAGAGCGTGGTGCAGTTGGGCAGATGCCAACACTAATGGCGCTATACCTGCATATGACGAGTTACACAGATTCGAGCCAGTCTGGTCTGTGGCTACAAAATCAGCTGACGGCTTGTTTGAGGGTTTCAAGGACTTTGTTATCTAG